A genomic segment from Stappia indica encodes:
- a CDS encoding DNA-methyltransferase encodes MPAYGPFDMIIADPPYGDTSLAWDRRVEGWLPLARAALGRTGSLWVFGSLRCFMATADRFADAGLRYAQEIVWEKQNGSGFHADRFKRVHELAVQFYRAETPWRDIYNDVQTTPDAVARTVRRKRRPPHTGHIDAGYYISHDGGPRIMRSVIYIRNAHGRAIHPTEKPTSLLEILIRTSCPEGGLVGDWFAGSGAAGEACRLSGRHYIGCELDADMAALARARIAAVLPLHGGGPARREPAGGKP; translated from the coding sequence ATGCCCGCGTACGGTCCCTTCGACATGATCATCGCCGATCCGCCTTATGGCGACACATCGCTTGCATGGGATCGGCGCGTCGAAGGATGGCTGCCGCTTGCGCGGGCAGCCCTCGGCCGCACCGGATCGCTCTGGGTTTTCGGCTCGCTGCGCTGCTTCATGGCCACGGCCGACCGCTTTGCCGATGCAGGTCTTCGCTACGCACAGGAAATCGTCTGGGAGAAGCAGAATGGCTCCGGTTTCCACGCCGACCGCTTCAAGCGCGTGCATGAGTTGGCCGTCCAGTTCTATCGCGCCGAGACGCCATGGCGCGACATTTACAACGATGTGCAGACCACCCCTGATGCGGTCGCCCGCACCGTTCGCCGCAAGCGCCGTCCTCCCCATACCGGCCATATAGACGCTGGCTATTACATCAGCCATGACGGCGGTCCGCGCATCATGCGGTCGGTCATCTACATCCGCAATGCGCACGGCCGCGCCATTCATCCGACCGAGAAACCGACATCGCTCCTCGAAATCCTGATCCGGACAAGCTGCCCTGAAGGCGGCCTTGTTGGCGACTGGTTTGCCGGATCGGGCGCCGCGGGAGAAGCGTGCCGGCTGTCCGGCCGGCACTATATCGGCTGCGAGCTCGATGCCGACATGGCTGCGCTTGCGCGTGCGCGCATCGCTGCCGTCCTGCCACTGCACGGCGGAGGCCCCGCGCGCCGCGAGCCAGCCGGGGGCAAGCCATGA
- a CDS encoding relaxase/mobilization nuclease domain-containing protein, which translates to MTDSEHEFRIRPGKPRSTRAPQAKSFVNQVLRAAQKAGHTRSPGASRSSGRLSGSAPSTFGRGHSKFGRSRLFASNRRVIAKARIARHKGRAFRAAPMAAHLAYLKREGVSRDGERGIMFDAETDRADDLGFARRCEEDRHHFRFIVSPEDAADMDDLKGFTRDLVKQMEADLATKLDWVAVDHWNTDNPHVHLLVRGVDETGADLVISRDYISRGLASRARDLVDLELGPKPEHEIRNALEREVTAERWTRLDREITRQANELGYIDLRPEVKGPDDPEIRRLMIARLRHLEQAGLATDAGINEWFVEPGAERTLRDLGIRGDIIKTMHRAFAERGSERGAADFVIDAAREGPPIIGRLIDKGLHDELTGEAYAVIDGTDGRAHHVRLRGMEAFAHAPDVGGIVEVRRFGGPDDPRPTLILANRSHLDLNEQITAPGATWLDYRLVEREPMPLATGGFGKEVREAMDARAEHLADEGLARRDGQRIVLQRNLLSTLRRRELDAVGAELSAETGMPHVTAQAGEYVSGTYSRQITLTSGRFAMIEGRGPDGGRGFQLVPWSREIDDKLGQHISGVAKSGSGIEWSLGRKRDLGL; encoded by the coding sequence ATGACCGACAGCGAGCACGAATTCCGCATCCGCCCGGGCAAGCCGCGATCTACCCGCGCGCCGCAGGCCAAAAGCTTCGTCAACCAGGTGCTGCGCGCCGCCCAGAAGGCAGGCCACACCCGTTCTCCAGGCGCATCGCGCTCTTCAGGCCGATTATCCGGTTCAGCGCCATCCACCTTCGGCCGCGGTCATAGCAAGTTCGGCCGTTCACGCCTCTTCGCATCCAATCGCCGCGTCATCGCCAAGGCCCGCATCGCCCGCCACAAAGGCCGCGCCTTCCGTGCAGCGCCGATGGCGGCGCATCTCGCCTATCTCAAGCGCGAGGGCGTCAGCCGGGACGGCGAGCGCGGGATCATGTTCGACGCCGAGACCGATCGCGCCGACGATCTCGGTTTTGCCCGGCGCTGCGAAGAGGACCGGCATCACTTCCGCTTCATTGTCTCGCCCGAAGACGCCGCCGACATGGACGACCTCAAGGGCTTCACCCGCGATTTGGTCAAGCAGATGGAGGCCGATCTCGCCACAAAGCTCGACTGGGTGGCCGTTGATCACTGGAACACCGACAATCCCCATGTTCACCTCCTGGTGCGCGGGGTCGACGAAACGGGAGCCGACCTGGTTATCTCCCGCGACTACATCAGCCGAGGCCTTGCCTCCCGCGCCCGCGATCTGGTCGATCTCGAGCTCGGCCCCAAGCCCGAACACGAGATCCGCAACGCACTTGAGCGCGAGGTGACCGCCGAGCGCTGGACCCGACTTGATCGTGAGATCACCCGGCAAGCCAACGAACTGGGCTACATCGATCTGCGGCCCGAGGTGAAAGGCCCCGACGATCCCGAAATCCGCAGGCTGATGATCGCGCGGCTGCGCCATCTCGAACAGGCCGGCCTCGCGACCGACGCGGGCATCAACGAATGGTTTGTCGAGCCGGGAGCCGAACGCACATTGCGCGATCTGGGCATCCGCGGCGACATCATCAAGACCATGCATCGCGCTTTTGCCGAACGTGGCTCCGAGCGCGGCGCCGCGGACTTCGTGATCGATGCAGCGCGCGAGGGCCCGCCGATTATCGGACGGCTCATCGACAAGGGGCTCCATGACGAGTTGACCGGCGAAGCCTATGCCGTGATCGACGGCACCGACGGCCGTGCCCATCATGTTCGCCTGCGCGGCATGGAGGCGTTCGCACATGCGCCCGACGTTGGCGGCATCGTCGAAGTCCGGCGCTTCGGCGGGCCGGACGATCCGCGTCCAACCCTGATCCTCGCCAACCGTTCGCATCTCGATCTGAACGAGCAGATCACCGCACCCGGCGCGACGTGGCTCGATTACCGGTTGGTCGAGCGTGAACCCATGCCGCTCGCCACCGGCGGTTTCGGAAAGGAGGTTCGCGAGGCCATGGACGCCCGTGCCGAGCACCTCGCTGACGAAGGCCTTGCCAGGCGTGACGGGCAGCGGATTGTCCTGCAGCGAAATCTGCTGAGCACCCTCCGCCGCCGCGAACTCGATGCCGTCGGTGCTGAACTTTCGGCCGAGACCGGAATGCCGCATGTGACGGCGCAGGCCGGCGAATACGTATCCGGCACCTACAGCCGCCAGATCACGCTCACCTCAGGGCGCTTCGCCATGATCGAGGGACGCGGTCCTGATGGCGGGCGCGGCTTCCAACTCGTGCCCTGGTCACGCGAGATCGACGACAAACTCGGCCAGCACATCTCCGGGGTCGCGAAATCCGGCAGCGGCATCGAATGGTCGCTGGGACGCAAACGCGATCTCGGCCTTTGA
- a CDS encoding DUF2285 domain-containing protein — protein MRSIALCLRNWSAAGGCDFAARPRLAAADQPIFWSEHANTGVLRLAAAGGSGEEDQATLRTFLGDEIKAATEALHILRRRINPDQHLMIDPNCRPDDPLEARISISRDGLDRLAALERLLRQFLGYKVPADRRMTDQQRRRLKSMFRAVDARQHNASQREIAGVLYGVERVASEHWKTSSLRDAVSELLKYGDAMIGGGYLKLLRFRRRL, from the coding sequence GTGCGCTCGATCGCCCTGTGCCTGCGGAACTGGAGCGCCGCTGGGGGTTGCGATTTCGCCGCCCGTCCTCGCCTCGCAGCCGCTGACCAGCCGATCTTCTGGAGCGAACACGCCAATACGGGCGTCCTTCGCCTGGCTGCCGCTGGCGGGAGTGGTGAGGAGGACCAGGCAACCCTCCGAACATTTCTCGGCGACGAAATCAAAGCGGCCACCGAGGCTCTGCATATTCTGCGCAGGAGGATTAATCCCGACCAGCACCTCATGATCGATCCGAATTGCAGGCCGGACGATCCTCTGGAAGCGCGCATTTCCATCAGCCGCGATGGGCTTGATCGCCTGGCCGCGCTCGAGCGGCTGCTGCGCCAATTCCTCGGCTACAAGGTTCCAGCCGACAGGCGGATGACCGACCAGCAACGCCGGCGCCTGAAATCCATGTTCCGCGCGGTCGACGCACGCCAGCATAATGCCAGCCAGCGCGAGATCGCCGGTGTCCTCTATGGCGTCGAGCGGGTTGCTTCCGAACACTGGAAAACCTCATCCTTGCGCGACGCCGTGAGCGAACTGCTCAAATATGGCGATGCAATGATCGGCGGCGGCTATCTCAAGCTCCTGCGCTTCCGCCGCCGATTATAG
- a CDS encoding single-stranded DNA-binding protein — MQNIVILAGNIGQDPEARITQGGTGITHFTLATSRPRYSEGKVVRDENGYRVQDTEWHRITAFNGLGKTIQQYCEKGMKVLVRGRIHYTKWTDQQGNDRYGCEIIAETVDFLSRARQTENGQAQRDLDDDIPF, encoded by the coding sequence ATGCAGAACATCGTCATCCTCGCCGGCAACATCGGTCAGGACCCCGAAGCCCGCATCACCCAGGGCGGCACCGGCATCACCCACTTCACCCTGGCCACCTCGCGTCCCCGCTACTCGGAAGGCAAGGTTGTCCGGGACGAGAACGGCTATCGGGTGCAGGATACCGAATGGCACCGCATCACCGCCTTCAACGGCCTCGGCAAGACGATCCAGCAATATTGCGAGAAGGGTATGAAGGTTCTGGTTCGCGGCCGCATCCACTACACGAAGTGGACCGACCAGCAGGGCAACGATCGCTACGGTTGCGAGATAATCGCCGAGACAGTCGATTTCCTCAGCCGGGCCAGGCAGACCGAAAACGGTCAGGCCCAGCGCGACCTAGACGACGATATCCCCTTCTGA
- a CDS encoding DUF2840 domain-containing protein — translation MRPPADVRAAYKAAPHLTHVELTWRQGRIEHWLRFGHPVAEQRIDYARRIASFAPGYVFAFVRWASNAYGTVLSRVDIVRVVEPGEAFQTLPFVRRGGDILLRLDGWPQVEKVLQAIDAIEALGLDPADVTPDHWRHVHNRLTVGLEPHGYTLAQHNAWLKRRRIQS, via the coding sequence ATGAGGCCGCCCGCCGACGTGCGCGCCGCCTACAAGGCCGCGCCCCATCTCACCCATGTGGAGCTCACCTGGCGCCAAGGCCGAATCGAACACTGGCTGCGCTTCGGTCATCCAGTCGCCGAGCAACGGATCGATTATGCCCGCCGTATCGCCAGCTTCGCTCCCGGCTACGTCTTCGCCTTCGTCCGTTGGGCCTCGAACGCCTATGGCACGGTGCTTTCGCGCGTCGACATCGTGCGCGTCGTCGAACCCGGGGAAGCCTTTCAGACGCTGCCTTTCGTCCGGCGCGGCGGCGACATCCTGCTTCGCCTCGACGGCTGGCCGCAGGTGGAAAAGGTTCTCCAGGCGATCGACGCCATCGAAGCGCTCGGCCTCGATCCGGCTGATGTTACGCCCGATCACTGGCGCCATGTCCACAATCGCCTGACCGTCGGTCTGGAGCCGCACGGCTATACGCTTGCGCAGCACAACGCCTGGCTCAAACGGCGGAGGATTCAGTCGTGA
- a CDS encoding transcriptional regulator domain-containing protein — protein MKPNTSLWRVASTYDFVDHAGVDDIAWECLRRNRDYQKDYAGLKARSALDRPVPAELERRWGLRFRRPSSPRSR, from the coding sequence ATGAAACCCAACACATCACTCTGGCGCGTTGCGTCGACTTACGACTTCGTGGATCACGCAGGGGTCGACGATATCGCCTGGGAATGTCTGAGGCGAAACCGGGACTATCAGAAGGACTATGCCGGTCTAAAAGCGCGTAGTGCGCTCGATCGCCCTGTGCCTGCGGAACTGGAGCGCCGCTGGGGGTTGCGATTTCGCCGCCCGTCCTCGCCTCGCAGCCGCTGA
- a CDS encoding replication initiator protein A: MSRYRPPASERAQLDAFVIATGDASPRDQRDLMERPFFSLAKAKRIVPIRYASGDVRVEVFAVPEHGMATIWDADVLIWAASQIVEAQNHGLVTSRFLRFTPYQLLTATGRGTGIRAYELLKGALDRLQSTSIRTTIRHDKQWRRHQFSWINEWEMLTRHDGRVEGMEFVLPDWFYRGVIDRTLVLAIDPAYFRLSGGLERWLYRVARKHAGRQPEGWRFEFFHLHRKSGSLARPSDFALHMRRLIMRQPLPGYRLAREIEDGRELLRIQPVRLWKASGRSVDGICTSNASTICTSHAAGTVLRTQGQQLSLWPEKQIPALNLSNPLESNFCRGARPGENRLLDTAGDASDGRLTAQNIRLFAKRERGPEDD, translated from the coding sequence ATGTCGCGTTATCGACCACCAGCCTCCGAACGGGCCCAGCTCGATGCGTTCGTGATCGCAACGGGCGATGCAAGCCCGCGCGATCAACGGGATCTCATGGAACGGCCGTTCTTCTCGCTGGCCAAGGCCAAGAGGATCGTTCCGATCCGCTACGCATCGGGCGATGTCCGAGTCGAGGTGTTCGCAGTTCCCGAACACGGCATGGCGACCATCTGGGACGCCGATGTTCTCATCTGGGCCGCGAGCCAGATCGTCGAAGCCCAGAACCACGGGCTCGTCACGTCCCGCTTCCTGCGTTTCACACCCTACCAGCTTCTCACCGCAACCGGCCGCGGCACAGGCATTCGCGCCTACGAACTGCTCAAGGGAGCGCTCGACCGGCTGCAATCGACCTCGATCCGCACCACCATCCGTCACGACAAGCAATGGCGGCGGCATCAGTTCTCCTGGATCAATGAATGGGAAATGCTCACCCGGCACGACGGCCGCGTCGAGGGCATGGAATTCGTCCTGCCAGACTGGTTCTATCGCGGCGTCATCGACCGCACGCTCGTACTGGCGATCGACCCGGCCTATTTCCGGCTGAGCGGCGGACTGGAACGCTGGCTCTACCGCGTTGCCCGCAAGCATGCCGGTCGCCAGCCGGAAGGCTGGCGCTTCGAGTTTTTCCATCTTCACAGGAAGTCCGGTTCGCTCGCACGACCTTCGGATTTCGCGCTGCACATGCGCCGGCTGATCATGCGCCAGCCGCTGCCTGGCTATCGCCTGGCACGCGAGATCGAGGACGGCCGCGAGCTGCTCCGCATCCAGCCTGTGCGCCTGTGGAAAGCCAGTGGACGAAGTGTGGACGGCATCTGTACTTCGAACGCATCCACTATCTGTACTTCGCACGCAGCAGGCACTGTACTTCGCACGCAGGGACAGCAGTTAAGCCTTTGGCCTGAAAAACAAATTCCGGCCCTTAACTTATCTAACCCTCTTGAATCTAACTTTTGTAGAGGCGCGCGCCCTGGGGAAAACCGGCTTCTCGACACCGCTGGCGACGCCTCCGACGGTCGGCTGACCGCGCAAAACATTCGGCTTTTCGCAAAGCGTGAACGGGGGCCGGAAGATGACTGA
- a CDS encoding helix-turn-helix transcriptional regulator: MRPDPALLPPRFLRTKEAAAFLGLSARTLEKHRTYGTGPSYRKLGGRVVYTIHELEAWAEKGTVTSTSDPRGSVLPAKRQELTSSGHSGRYAR; this comes from the coding sequence ATGCGACCCGATCCTGCTCTTTTACCGCCCCGCTTCCTGCGCACGAAAGAAGCGGCAGCCTTTCTCGGCCTGTCCGCACGCACGCTGGAAAAGCATCGAACCTATGGCACCGGCCCATCCTACCGCAAGCTCGGCGGCCGCGTGGTCTACACCATCCATGAGCTGGAAGCCTGGGCTGAAAAGGGCACGGTCACCTCGACCTCGGACCCGCGCGGCAGCGTGCTGCCCGCCAAGCGGCAGGAGCTGACATCTTCTGGTCATTCCGGTCGCTACGCACGCTGA
- a CDS encoding S26 family signal peptidase: protein MTARKATLGAMLAGAALIALPAWTRHAPWLIWNASASVPIGLYTVTPAKEIEVGDLVAVLPPGDLAIFLDTRGYLPRGVPLIKRVLALSGTKVCRHAATIIAYDHAYGEAQARDRFDRDLPSWQGCRTLAEGEVFLMNWDAPDSLDGRYFGPLPLSSITARVTPVWTDENGDGRFRWRASTR from the coding sequence ATGACCGCGCGCAAGGCCACACTGGGCGCGATGCTCGCCGGTGCAGCGCTCATCGCGCTGCCGGCATGGACCAGGCATGCGCCATGGCTCATCTGGAACGCATCGGCCAGCGTGCCGATCGGGCTCTACACAGTCACCCCGGCGAAAGAGATCGAGGTCGGCGATCTGGTCGCGGTGCTGCCGCCCGGCGACCTCGCCATCTTCCTCGACACGCGCGGCTACCTGCCGCGCGGTGTGCCGCTCATCAAACGCGTGCTCGCACTTTCCGGCACAAAGGTCTGCCGCCACGCGGCAACGATCATTGCCTACGATCACGCCTATGGCGAAGCGCAGGCGCGTGACCGCTTCGATCGCGACCTGCCTTCCTGGCAAGGCTGCCGCACACTCGCCGAAGGCGAAGTGTTCCTGATGAATTGGGACGCTCCCGACAGCCTCGACGGCCGATATTTCGGGCCATTGCCGCTTTCTTCCATCACCGCCCGCGTCACGCCGGTCTGGACCGACGAGAACGGCGACGGGCGCTTCCGATGGCGGGCGTCAACGCGGTGA
- a CDS encoding helix-turn-helix domain-containing protein: protein MITAHQTRAARALLGWTQEMLADRARVSLTALKRMESINGLRVYESTADQVRRALEAQGIVFINSGPHIGVMVDVSQLHTYK from the coding sequence ATGATCACCGCACATCAAACACGAGCCGCGCGCGCATTGCTTGGTTGGACACAGGAGATGCTTGCCGACAGGGCCAGGGTATCGCTCACCGCGCTCAAGCGCATGGAGTCGATCAATGGCCTGCGCGTCTATGAAAGCACCGCCGATCAGGTGCGTCGCGCGCTCGAAGCGCAAGGCATCGTCTTTATCAATTCGGGCCCGCATATTGGAGTGATGGTCGATGTTTCGCAGTTGCATACATACAAATAG
- a CDS encoding DUF2493 domain-containing protein, whose protein sequence is MMTDYDDLRLEPPHTSSPTDHVLTELQLYGYRPFEDEPDPRPLPEGNSVAGAVADIFDALIATLGDTRLEPDLDELLWSTVNLFHRATGRIERDLDDNELAQRRLQREQDGSEVKSVELERLTAEGQTFIERRNSMELFRDVAAEQFERHTGSAWRPRSGSMVNHRNLTSAMIDSRDFLAAKRRAEAEVMLPAGPRVAFTGGLDFNDHRLIWAKLDQVHAKHPDMVLLHGGSPKGAELIAAKWADNRKVRQVAFKPDWTRHAKAAPFKRNDAMLETLPVGVLVFPGTGIQENLADKARKLGIPVMKIDGGA, encoded by the coding sequence ATGATGACCGACTACGATGACTTGAGGCTAGAGCCGCCGCACACCTCATCCCCCACCGATCACGTCCTCACCGAACTCCAGCTCTACGGCTACCGTCCGTTCGAGGATGAACCCGACCCGAGGCCGCTTCCCGAAGGCAATTCCGTGGCCGGGGCCGTCGCCGACATCTTCGACGCCCTGATCGCCACCTTGGGCGACACCCGTCTCGAACCCGACCTCGACGAGCTCCTCTGGTCGACCGTCAATCTCTTCCACCGCGCCACCGGCCGCATCGAGCGCGATCTGGACGACAACGAGCTGGCGCAGCGCCGCCTTCAGCGCGAACAGGACGGCAGCGAGGTGAAGTCGGTCGAACTGGAGCGGCTCACGGCCGAGGGGCAGACCTTCATCGAGCGGCGCAACAGCATGGAACTCTTCCGCGACGTCGCCGCCGAGCAGTTCGAGCGCCATACCGGATCGGCCTGGCGGCCGCGCTCCGGGTCGATGGTCAACCATCGCAACCTGACCTCGGCAATGATCGACAGCCGCGATTTCCTCGCCGCCAAGCGCCGGGCAGAGGCCGAGGTGATGCTTCCCGCCGGTCCTAGGGTCGCCTTCACCGGCGGTCTCGACTTCAACGATCACCGCCTGATCTGGGCCAAGCTCGATCAGGTCCACGCCAAGCACCCGGACATGGTGCTGCTGCACGGCGGATCGCCGAAGGGGGCCGAGCTGATCGCGGCAAAATGGGCCGACAATCGCAAGGTCCGCCAAGTCGCCTTCAAGCCCGACTGGACCAGACATGCCAAGGCCGCACCCTTCAAGCGCAACGACGCGATGCTCGAAACGCTCCCGGTCGGCGTCCTCGTCTTCCCCGGCACCGGCATCCAGGAGAACCTCGCCGACAAGGCCCGCAAGCTCGGCATCCCGGTCATGAAGATCGACGGCGGCGCGTAA
- a CDS encoding lytic transglycosylase domain-containing protein, with product MPLPCIGHRQTRAFGRHHAARRIAFLLLSGLFLAATSAAAARAQNPPSVLQTTCDPLAAHVAEAAERFSIPEHWIRAVMQTESAGDRSAISSAGAMGLMQVMPDTWTELRLRYGFGSDPFAPRDNILAGTAYLREMLDRYGNIGAMLAAYNAGPARYDEYVSTGRDLPAETRAYIAALVTLLGGEPLPHNLANASPSVTDWREAGLFAVSASSPETAPGLHGERHASGTLAAPTSHHNPLVPAQPDALFPVRTSQGARP from the coding sequence ATGCCACTGCCTTGCATCGGGCATCGTCAGACGCGGGCGTTCGGGCGGCATCACGCCGCCCGGCGAATTGCGTTCCTTCTCCTTTCCGGCCTTTTCCTCGCCGCCACATCGGCGGCGGCCGCGAGAGCACAGAACCCACCATCCGTCCTGCAAACGACATGCGATCCGCTTGCGGCCCATGTGGCGGAAGCCGCTGAGCGCTTCTCCATTCCCGAGCACTGGATTCGCGCCGTCATGCAGACGGAAAGCGCCGGTGATCGCTCCGCCATATCCTCGGCCGGCGCCATGGGCCTGATGCAGGTCATGCCCGACACATGGACGGAACTGCGCTTGCGTTACGGCTTCGGCAGCGACCCGTTTGCGCCGCGCGACAACATCCTCGCGGGCACCGCCTATCTGCGCGAGATGCTCGACCGATACGGCAATATCGGCGCGATGCTCGCTGCCTATAATGCCGGGCCGGCGCGCTACGATGAATATGTTTCGACCGGCCGCGACTTGCCAGCAGAAACCCGTGCCTATATCGCGGCACTCGTCACTCTTCTCGGCGGGGAACCGCTTCCTCATAACCTCGCAAATGCTTCGCCATCGGTCACCGACTGGCGCGAAGCCGGCCTCTTCGCGGTGTCCGCCAGCAGCCCGGAAACTGCGCCCGGCTTGCACGGCGAGCGTCACGCGAGCGGCACACTGGCGGCACCGACATCGCACCACAATCCGCTCGTGCCAGCACAACCGGACGCCCTGTTTCCGGTTCGTACTTCCCAGGGAGCCCGGCCATGA
- a CDS encoding DUF736 domain-containing protein: protein MPQIGEFTRESFGFSGRIQTLFLDRTIAILPAEPSEVENAPNHRVYLGGDGDGPEIGAAWTRTGEKAGEYLSVLLDDPSLQHPIRANLFQNGSDAVSWSLHWNRPPKGDGKD, encoded by the coding sequence ATGCCACAGATCGGCGAATTCACCCGCGAGAGTTTCGGCTTTTCCGGCCGCATCCAAACGCTCTTCCTCGACCGGACGATCGCAATTCTTCCAGCCGAGCCATCGGAGGTCGAGAACGCGCCCAACCACCGCGTCTATCTCGGCGGCGACGGTGACGGGCCGGAGATCGGCGCGGCATGGACCCGCACCGGCGAGAAAGCCGGCGAGTATCTCTCCGTGCTGCTCGACGATCCGTCCCTTCAGCATCCGATCCGCGCCAACCTGTTCCAGAATGGCAGCGACGCCGTCTCCTGGTCGCTGCACTGGAACCGGCCCCCCAAAGGTGACGGAAAGGACTGA
- a CDS encoding DUF7146 domain-containing protein: protein MVRQTASELAHRLGREAEAVCRHYLSNGRREGRYWVVGDVRNTPGRSMFVRLKGPESGKGAVGRWTDAATAEHGDLLDVIRESCGLIDFRDVADEARSFLSLPRPEPEPSAPPLPGKATPGSPEAARRLFAMARPMAGTVVEVHLRNRAITALHDTASLRFHPRCYYRPEGDGPTETWPAMIASVTDLAGVQTGAHRTWLRPDGSGKAPVETPRRAMGHLLGHGVRFGRAQDVLAAGEGIETVLSARSGLPRMPMIAALSAAHLATILFPASLRRLYFVKDRDPAGTRARDLLVERASSAGIEAVILSPVFGDFNEDLRRRGIEALRAALQVQMIPEDVSRFLAA, encoded by the coding sequence ATGGTCCGCCAGACCGCTTCCGAACTTGCCCATCGTCTTGGCCGGGAGGCCGAGGCGGTGTGCCGCCACTATCTGTCCAACGGGCGGCGCGAGGGGCGCTACTGGGTGGTGGGCGACGTTCGCAACACCCCCGGACGCTCCATGTTCGTCCGGCTCAAAGGCCCGGAATCCGGCAAGGGGGCTGTCGGGCGCTGGACCGACGCCGCAACGGCCGAGCATGGCGATCTGCTCGACGTGATCCGCGAAAGCTGCGGCCTGATCGACTTCCGAGATGTCGCCGACGAAGCCCGGTCGTTCCTCAGCCTGCCGAGGCCGGAGCCTGAACCGTCTGCTCCACCCTTGCCGGGCAAAGCGACGCCGGGATCGCCCGAAGCGGCACGGCGTCTGTTCGCCATGGCGCGACCGATGGCTGGCACAGTCGTAGAGGTGCATCTGCGGAACCGTGCGATTACGGCTTTGCACGACACAGCGAGCCTTCGGTTCCACCCACGCTGCTACTATCGCCCGGAAGGCGATGGCCCGACCGAGACCTGGCCTGCGATGATCGCTTCCGTCACCGACCTTGCCGGCGTCCAGACCGGCGCGCATCGCACCTGGCTTCGACCCGATGGCAGCGGGAAGGCGCCGGTCGAAACGCCGAGGCGGGCGATGGGTCATCTCCTCGGACACGGCGTCCGCTTCGGCAGGGCACAGGATGTCCTGGCGGCGGGCGAAGGCATCGAGACCGTGCTGTCGGCACGCTCTGGTCTGCCCCGCATGCCGATGATCGCCGCGCTCTCTGCGGCACACCTCGCCACCATCCTGTTCCCGGCATCGCTGCGCCGTCTCTATTTCGTCAAGGATCGCGATCCGGCCGGGACACGCGCGCGAGACCTGCTGGTCGAACGGGCGAGCAGCGCGGGGATCGAGGCGGTTATCCTGTCGCCGGTGTTCGGGGACTTCAACGAGGATCTCAGACGCCGCGGCATCGAGGCGCTTCGGGCGGCCTTGCAGGTTCAGATGATCCCCGAGGACGTCAGCCGGTTTCTCGCTGCGTGA